A genomic window from Pseudonocardia broussonetiae includes:
- a CDS encoding ATP-binding protein, which produces MIVAMDGRPGHRDPLALDRAVFVGRDRELAVLAGHLAQACAGRSQVVVVEGEPGTGKTALVQAFLDGLEPGAAVLRASGEQAEETVSYGIVEQLARAVERVGGGPGTVVHAADEPPVAGAALVALLDRLRGHDGPVVISVDDGHWADVPSLQALVFALRRLGSDRVLTVVAVRPHDGGRSDRLRALATGDRGRTLRLGGLGVDDLVALGRALGSGELPPPAARRLHAHTGGVPLHVRALFEEVDPAALRSAEGPLPSPVSYSVLVLGRLSQCPPGARAVVAAAAVLGEHCRLADAVELAGESGAEVVAPAVTAKLLTTSAAPGGPVLRFPHALVRAAVYHDMDLGVRMRLHARAAGIVGTPDDVLRHRVAAAGGSDPALAGDLRALAAAQVDRGERSRAAATLVSAAGLFPDAAERSRCLLDAVELLVLAGERSRAAELARAVPGGGSAHESFVRALLAFTAGRTAEAERLLLAAWAAAADAEPGFRAGICDALCHLYYLQLRAAESVEWGNRALAVDPDQSVSLVTSLALAGRSLAPAAQLSTAVARGARLLWTEDHAGAVTELSAAVTALRAGGMFVASLHAQGYLALARHRMGAFDAAVADAEEAVALAEDSEQDWMLARLHSYAAMPHAARGDRERADAHVAAATAAAAATGLPLDRVGATVAAAHVADARGAHARVVELLVPLAEAASGRAAEPGVSSWPCMLADALVHLGRPDEAERVLGPFERRAEELGRGVALAAASRVRGRLQAARGDAAGAERALRRAAEHARSGTELDVALTDLAHGALLRRAGRRRAAADALGSARAVLARLGAGPALARCDEELAACGLHPVRGTDRAPGALTPRELRVARLAASGMSNPEVAAELIVSLNTVEFHLRNVYAKLGIRSRARLADRLDAPHRGALRGADGG; this is translated from the coding sequence ATGATCGTCGCCATGGACGGGCGGCCCGGTCACCGTGACCCGCTCGCGCTGGACCGGGCCGTGTTCGTCGGCCGGGACCGCGAGCTGGCGGTGCTGGCCGGGCACCTCGCGCAGGCCTGCGCGGGGCGCTCGCAGGTCGTCGTCGTCGAGGGGGAGCCCGGGACCGGCAAGACCGCCCTGGTCCAGGCGTTCCTCGACGGGCTCGAGCCGGGTGCCGCCGTGCTGCGGGCGAGCGGGGAGCAGGCCGAGGAGACCGTCTCCTACGGCATCGTCGAGCAGCTGGCGCGGGCCGTCGAACGGGTGGGCGGCGGTCCGGGCACCGTGGTCCACGCGGCCGACGAGCCGCCCGTCGCCGGGGCTGCGCTCGTCGCGCTGCTCGACCGGCTGCGCGGGCACGACGGTCCGGTCGTGATCAGCGTGGACGACGGGCACTGGGCGGACGTGCCGTCCCTGCAGGCGCTCGTGTTCGCGCTGCGCAGGCTCGGGTCCGACCGGGTGCTGACCGTCGTGGCCGTCCGCCCGCACGACGGCGGCCGCTCCGACCGGCTGCGCGCGCTGGCCACCGGCGACCGCGGGCGGACGCTGCGGCTGGGCGGCCTCGGCGTCGACGACCTGGTGGCGCTGGGGCGGGCCCTCGGGTCGGGGGAGCTGCCGCCGCCGGCCGCCCGGCGCCTGCACGCCCACACCGGCGGCGTCCCGCTGCACGTGCGGGCGCTGTTCGAGGAGGTCGACCCCGCCGCGCTCCGGTCGGCCGAGGGGCCCCTGCCCTCACCGGTCTCCTACTCCGTGCTGGTGCTGGGCCGGCTGTCGCAGTGCCCTCCCGGGGCGCGGGCGGTGGTGGCGGCCGCCGCGGTGCTCGGCGAGCACTGCCGGCTCGCCGACGCCGTCGAGCTCGCGGGGGAGTCCGGCGCCGAGGTCGTCGCCCCGGCGGTCACGGCGAAGCTGCTGACGACGTCCGCCGCGCCCGGCGGTCCCGTGCTGCGCTTCCCGCACGCGCTGGTCCGGGCGGCGGTCTACCACGACATGGACCTCGGGGTCCGGATGCGGCTGCACGCGCGCGCCGCCGGGATCGTCGGCACGCCCGACGACGTGCTGCGGCACCGCGTCGCCGCGGCGGGGGGCAGCGACCCCGCGCTCGCCGGCGACCTGCGCGCCCTGGCCGCGGCGCAGGTCGACCGGGGCGAGCGGTCGCGTGCGGCCGCCACGCTGGTCTCGGCGGCCGGCCTGTTCCCGGACGCCGCCGAGCGCTCCCGGTGCCTGCTCGACGCGGTCGAGCTGCTGGTGCTGGCGGGCGAGCGGTCCCGGGCCGCGGAGCTCGCCCGGGCGGTCCCGGGCGGGGGATCGGCCCACGAGAGCTTCGTGCGCGCGCTGCTGGCGTTCACCGCCGGGCGGACGGCCGAGGCGGAGCGGCTCCTGCTCGCCGCCTGGGCGGCCGCGGCCGACGCCGAGCCAGGCTTCCGGGCCGGGATCTGCGACGCGCTGTGCCACCTGTACTACCTGCAGCTCCGCGCCGCGGAGTCGGTCGAGTGGGGCAATCGGGCGCTGGCGGTCGACCCGGACCAGTCGGTCTCGCTCGTCACCAGCCTCGCCCTCGCCGGGCGCTCGCTGGCCCCCGCCGCGCAGCTGTCGACCGCGGTGGCGCGCGGGGCCCGGCTGCTCTGGACCGAGGACCACGCCGGCGCGGTCACGGAGCTGTCGGCGGCGGTCACGGCGCTGCGCGCGGGCGGGATGTTCGTGGCGAGCCTGCACGCCCAGGGGTACCTCGCGCTGGCCCGGCACCGGATGGGCGCCTTCGACGCGGCCGTCGCCGACGCGGAGGAGGCGGTCGCCCTCGCCGAGGACTCCGAGCAGGACTGGATGCTGGCCCGCCTGCACTCCTACGCCGCGATGCCGCACGCGGCGCGCGGCGACCGGGAGCGGGCCGACGCCCACGTCGCGGCGGCGACCGCGGCGGCCGCCGCCACCGGCCTGCCGCTGGACCGCGTCGGCGCCACCGTGGCCGCGGCGCACGTCGCCGACGCCCGCGGGGCGCACGCCCGGGTCGTGGAGCTGCTGGTCCCGCTGGCCGAGGCCGCCTCGGGACGGGCCGCCGAGCCCGGCGTGTCGAGCTGGCCGTGCATGCTCGCCGACGCGCTGGTGCACCTCGGGCGCCCCGACGAGGCCGAGCGGGTGCTCGGCCCCTTCGAGCGCCGGGCCGAGGAGCTCGGCCGCGGCGTCGCGCTGGCCGCGGCGTCCCGGGTCCGCGGGCGGTTGCAGGCCGCCCGCGGTGACGCCGCGGGGGCCGAGCGCGCCCTGCGGCGGGCGGCGGAGCACGCTCGCTCCGGCACCGAGCTCGACGTCGCGCTCACCGACCTCGCCCACGGCGCCCTGCTGCGGCGGGCCGGCCGGCGACGCGCCGCGGCCGACGCGCTGGGGTCGGCCCGGGCGGTGCTCGCCCGGCTCGGCGCCGGTCCCGCGCTGGCGCGGTGCGACGAGGAGCTCGCGGCGTGCGGGCTGCACCCGGTCCGGGGCACGGACCGGGCGCCCGGCGCGCTCACGCCGCGGGAGCTGCGCGTGGCCCGGCTCGCGGCGTCTGGGATGAGCAACCCGGAGGTCGCGGCGGAGCTGATCGTCAGCCTCAACACCGTGGAGTTCCACCTGCGCAACGTCTACGCGAAGCTCGGGATCCGCTCGCGCGCCCGGCTCGCCGACCGGCTCGACGCCCCGCACCGTGGGGCGCTCCGGGGGGCGGACGGCGGCTGA
- a CDS encoding aldehyde dehydrogenase, which produces MEDFGHVIDGEERPSLDGATFDSVDPWTQEPWARVALGGAPEADLAVTAARRAFDEGPWPRMGFAERGALIHRLADLVGEHAEELAMADSRDMGKPIADARGKDVPRTAQNFRFFADHARLAMAEALPMDTGHHAYTRYEPAGVVAAVAPWNFPLMLESWKVAPALAWGNTVVLKPAEDTPASATILARLALEAGIPPGVLNVLHGYGPDSAGSALTEDPRVDRITFTGESGTGRIITGAAARNLTPVSLELGGKGANLVFADADLDNAVDWSIKAIFTNAGQVCLAGSRLYVERPVLDEFLARFVAAAEALVIGDPRDPATQIGPLASRTHYEKVRGYVENSAGKVLTGGLGEGWVVRPTVVVDAPADSAIMCEEVFGPVVTVTPFDTEAEAVGAANDSPYGLNAMVFTENLSRAHRVSAQLRAGTIWTNCFFVRDLRAPFGGFADSGWGREGGNFSREFFTEPKAVVMAIRP; this is translated from the coding sequence ATGGAGGACTTCGGGCACGTCATCGACGGCGAGGAGCGCCCCTCGCTCGACGGCGCCACGTTCGACTCGGTCGACCCGTGGACGCAGGAGCCGTGGGCGCGGGTCGCGCTGGGCGGGGCGCCGGAAGCCGACCTGGCCGTCACCGCCGCGCGCCGCGCGTTCGACGAGGGGCCGTGGCCGCGGATGGGCTTCGCCGAGCGCGGCGCCCTGATCCACCGCCTGGCCGACCTCGTCGGCGAGCACGCCGAGGAGCTGGCGATGGCCGACTCCCGCGACATGGGCAAGCCGATCGCCGACGCCCGCGGCAAGGACGTGCCGCGCACCGCGCAGAACTTCCGGTTCTTCGCCGACCACGCCCGGCTGGCGATGGCCGAGGCCCTGCCGATGGACACCGGGCACCACGCCTACACCCGCTACGAGCCGGCCGGCGTCGTCGCCGCGGTGGCGCCGTGGAACTTCCCGCTGATGCTGGAGTCCTGGAAGGTCGCGCCCGCGCTGGCCTGGGGCAACACCGTGGTGCTCAAGCCCGCGGAGGACACCCCGGCCTCGGCGACGATCCTGGCCCGGCTCGCGCTGGAGGCCGGCATCCCGCCGGGCGTGCTCAACGTCCTGCACGGCTACGGCCCCGACTCGGCGGGCTCCGCGCTCACCGAGGACCCCCGCGTCGACCGGATCACGTTCACCGGCGAGTCGGGCACCGGCCGGATCATCACCGGCGCGGCGGCGCGCAACCTCACCCCGGTCAGCCTGGAGCTGGGCGGCAAGGGCGCCAACCTGGTCTTCGCCGACGCCGACCTGGACAACGCCGTCGACTGGTCGATCAAGGCGATCTTCACCAACGCCGGGCAGGTGTGCCTCGCCGGGTCGCGGCTCTACGTGGAGCGACCCGTCCTGGACGAGTTCCTCGCGCGGTTCGTCGCGGCCGCGGAGGCGCTGGTGATCGGCGACCCCCGCGACCCGGCCACGCAGATCGGCCCGCTGGCCTCGCGCACGCACTACGAGAAGGTGCGCGGCTACGTCGAGAACAGCGCGGGCAAGGTCCTCACCGGCGGCCTGGGCGAGGGCTGGGTCGTCAGGCCCACGGTCGTCGTCGACGCCCCGGCCGACTCGGCGATCATGTGCGAGGAGGTGTTCGGGCCGGTCGTCACCGTGACGCCGTTCGACACCGAGGCGGAGGCCGTCGGCGCCGCCAACGACTCGCCCTACGGCCTCAACGCCATGGTGTTCACGGAGAACCTCTCGCGCGCGCACCGCGTCTCGGCACAGCTGCGGGCGGGCACGATCTGGACCAACTGCTTCTTCGTCCGGGACCTGCGCGCCCCGTTCGGCGGGTTCGCCGACTCCGGCTGGGGCCGCGAGGGCGGCAACTTCAGCCGGGAGTTCTTCACGGAACCCAAAGCCGTGGTGATGGCGATCCGCCCGTAG
- the dmpG gene encoding 4-hydroxy-2-oxovalerate aldolase — MSRPDLRHDVRLVDTTLRDGSHAMAHQFTEQQVRDTVRALDRAGVEVIEVTHGDGLGGSSFNYGFSHTDEMTLIAAAREEAKQARIAVLLVPGIGTVDDLKRARDAGADMVRVATHCTEADVSPQHFAAARDLGMETAGFLMMAHRTSPEDLAKQARIMVDSGCQAPYCTDSAGALLMHEARARFEALLAEVGDEAWVGYHGHQNLSFGIANSVIAQEVGVRYIDGSLCALGAGSGNSPTEVLAAVFDRLGVSTGVDVMGLLDAAEDVVRPYLDRWPKMDRNAIVQGWAGVYSSFLLHAEAAAERYKVPAHAILRRCGEIGLVGGQEDMIIDVALQLAAEGEQG; from the coding sequence ATGAGCCGCCCCGACCTCCGCCACGACGTCCGCCTCGTCGACACGACGCTGCGCGACGGCTCCCACGCCATGGCGCACCAGTTCACCGAGCAGCAGGTCCGCGACACCGTCCGCGCGCTCGACCGCGCCGGCGTCGAGGTCATCGAGGTGACCCACGGCGACGGCCTCGGCGGCTCCAGCTTCAACTACGGCTTCTCCCACACCGACGAGATGACGCTCATCGCGGCCGCCCGCGAGGAGGCGAAGCAGGCCAGGATCGCGGTGCTGCTGGTGCCCGGCATCGGCACCGTCGACGACCTCAAGCGCGCCCGCGACGCCGGCGCCGACATGGTCCGGGTGGCCACGCACTGCACCGAGGCCGACGTGTCGCCGCAGCACTTCGCGGCCGCGCGCGACCTCGGCATGGAGACCGCCGGGTTCCTCATGATGGCCCACCGCACGTCGCCGGAGGACCTGGCGAAGCAGGCGCGGATCATGGTCGACTCCGGCTGCCAGGCCCCGTACTGCACCGACTCGGCGGGCGCGCTGCTCATGCACGAGGCGCGGGCGCGGTTCGAGGCGCTGCTCGCCGAGGTCGGCGACGAGGCCTGGGTCGGCTACCACGGCCATCAGAACCTCAGCTTCGGCATCGCCAACTCGGTGATCGCGCAGGAGGTCGGCGTCCGCTACATCGACGGGTCGCTGTGCGCGCTGGGCGCGGGCTCGGGCAACAGCCCGACCGAGGTGCTCGCCGCGGTGTTCGACCGGCTCGGCGTCTCCACCGGCGTCGACGTGATGGGCCTGCTCGACGCGGCCGAGGACGTCGTGCGCCCGTACCTGGACCGCTGGCCCAAGATGGACCGCAACGCGATCGTGCAGGGCTGGGCCGGGGTGTACTCCTCGTTCCTGCTGCACGCCGAGGCCGCGGCCGAGCGCTACAAGGTGCCCGCGCACGCGATCCTGCGCCGCTGCGGCGAGATCGGCCTGGTCGGCGGCCAGGAGGACATGATCATCGACGTGGCGCTGCAGCTCGCGGCCGAGGGGGAGCAGGGCTGA
- a CDS encoding acetaldehyde dehydrogenase (acetylating), which yields MSSGPVPAAIVGPGNIGTDLLAKLQRSDVIDVRYVVGVVESDGLARAREQGIDASAEGVDWLLRQDPLPAIVFEATSAAAHIANAPRYAEAGIQAVDLTPAHLGPMVCPPVNLRDHIAAPNVSMITCGGQATIPMVHAVSRVTPVPYAEIVASVSSRSAGPGTRANIDEFTHTTSGAVSEVGGAERGKAIIILNPVEPPMIMRDTVFCMIGPDADHAAITRSVHEMVAEVQEYVPGYTLRAEPQFDDPRESWRGNGRVAVFLEVKGNGDYLPEYAGNLDIMTAAAARVGELMARAKQGENA from the coding sequence ATGAGCTCCGGACCAGTCCCCGCCGCGATCGTCGGGCCGGGCAACATCGGCACCGACCTGCTGGCCAAACTGCAGCGCAGCGACGTCATCGACGTCCGGTACGTGGTGGGGGTCGTCGAGTCCGACGGCCTCGCCCGGGCGCGCGAGCAGGGCATCGACGCGAGCGCCGAGGGGGTCGACTGGCTGCTGCGCCAGGACCCGCTCCCGGCGATCGTCTTCGAGGCCACCTCCGCCGCGGCCCACATCGCCAACGCCCCGCGCTACGCCGAGGCCGGCATCCAGGCCGTCGACCTCACGCCCGCGCACCTGGGCCCGATGGTCTGCCCGCCGGTGAACCTGCGCGACCACATCGCCGCCCCCAACGTCTCGATGATCACCTGTGGTGGGCAGGCGACCATCCCGATGGTGCACGCCGTCTCCCGCGTCACGCCCGTGCCCTACGCCGAGATCGTGGCGTCGGTGTCGTCGCGGTCGGCCGGCCCCGGCACCCGCGCCAACATCGACGAGTTCACGCACACGACCTCCGGCGCGGTCAGCGAGGTCGGCGGCGCCGAGCGCGGCAAGGCGATCATCATCCTCAACCCCGTCGAGCCGCCGATGATCATGCGCGACACCGTGTTCTGCATGATCGGCCCCGACGCCGACCACGCCGCGATCACGCGCTCGGTCCACGAGATGGTCGCCGAGGTGCAGGAGTACGTGCCCGGCTACACGCTGCGCGCCGAGCCGCAGTTCGACGACCCCCGGGAGAGCTGGCGGGGCAACGGCCGCGTCGCGGTCTTCCTCGAGGTCAAGGGCAACGGCGACTACCTGCCGGAGTACGCCGGCAACCTCGACATCATGACGGCCGCCGCGGCCCGCGTCGGCGAGCTCATGGCACGCGCGAAGCAGGGAGAGAACGCATGA
- a CDS encoding YbhB/YbcL family Raf kinase inhibitor-like protein: protein MATPPDPYSFLPEVPAFTVTSTDVEDGKTLPAPHTSGAFGVPGGEDRSPQLSWSGFPEGTKSFAVTVYDPDAPTASGFWHWAVFNLPASVTSLDAGAGAEGGAGLPGGAVQLRNDGGFAGYIGAAPPAGHGPHRYYTVVHALDVETLEVPADASPAFLGFNLFGHTLARATITPVFEQ from the coding sequence ATGGCCACGCCCCCCGACCCCTACAGCTTCCTGCCCGAGGTCCCCGCGTTCACCGTCACCAGCACCGACGTCGAGGACGGGAAGACGCTCCCCGCACCGCACACCTCCGGCGCCTTCGGCGTGCCCGGCGGCGAGGACCGCTCCCCCCAGCTGAGCTGGTCGGGCTTCCCCGAGGGGACGAAGAGCTTCGCCGTCACCGTCTACGACCCCGACGCGCCCACCGCGAGCGGCTTCTGGCACTGGGCCGTGTTCAACCTGCCCGCGTCCGTCACCTCGCTGGACGCCGGAGCGGGCGCCGAGGGCGGCGCGGGCCTGCCCGGGGGCGCGGTGCAGCTGCGCAACGACGGCGGCTTCGCCGGCTACATCGGCGCCGCTCCGCCCGCCGGCCACGGGCCGCACCGCTACTACACGGTGGTGCACGCGCTCGACGTCGAGACCCTCGAGGTCCCGGCCGACGCGAGCCCCGCGTTCCTCGGTTTCAACCTGTTCGGGCACACGCTGGCCCGCGCGACGATCACCCCGGTCTTCGAGCAGTAG
- a CDS encoding NADP-dependent oxidoreductase has product MRAITQHTFGGPEVLVLGTAPVPEPLPTEVRVRVAAAGVNPVDWKTRAGSGAAAVLGAPPFTVGWDVAGTVDAVGPGVTRFAVGDTVFGMPWFPRQAAAYADFVTAPSRHFAHRPAGLGEVAAAALPLAGLTAWQGLVDIAAVQPGQRVLVHAAAGGVGHLAVQIAKSRGAYVLGTASSGKHDLLHDLGIDEAIDYRREAFEQVVEPVDLVFDLIGGEVSLRSLDVLHPDGLMICLPSAAAADALTAARERGLRATGMMVEPDGDGLDDLAALVDQRRLRVIVAETFPLERASHAHRAGELGRTSGKLVLTT; this is encoded by the coding sequence ATGCGCGCGATCACCCAGCACACGTTCGGGGGTCCGGAGGTCCTCGTGCTCGGCACGGCGCCGGTGCCCGAGCCGCTGCCGACCGAGGTCCGGGTGCGGGTGGCGGCCGCCGGGGTCAACCCGGTCGACTGGAAGACCCGCGCCGGGTCCGGGGCGGCCGCCGTCCTGGGGGCGCCGCCGTTCACGGTGGGCTGGGACGTCGCGGGCACCGTCGACGCCGTCGGCCCCGGCGTCACCCGCTTCGCCGTCGGCGACACCGTCTTCGGGATGCCCTGGTTCCCGCGCCAGGCCGCCGCGTACGCCGACTTCGTGACGGCGCCCTCGCGGCACTTCGCGCACCGGCCCGCGGGGCTGGGCGAGGTCGCCGCCGCCGCGCTGCCGCTGGCCGGGCTCACCGCCTGGCAGGGCCTCGTCGACATCGCCGCGGTGCAGCCCGGGCAGCGGGTGCTGGTGCACGCCGCCGCGGGCGGGGTCGGGCACCTCGCGGTGCAGATCGCGAAGTCGCGCGGCGCGTACGTGCTGGGCACGGCGTCGTCGGGCAAGCACGACCTGCTGCACGACCTCGGCATCGACGAGGCGATCGACTACCGGCGCGAGGCGTTCGAGCAGGTCGTGGAGCCCGTCGACCTCGTGTTCGACCTCATCGGCGGCGAGGTCTCCCTGCGCTCGCTCGACGTCCTGCACCCCGACGGCCTGATGATCTGCCTGCCCTCCGCGGCCGCGGCCGACGCGCTCACCGCCGCCCGGGAGCGGGGGCTGCGCGCCACCGGGATGATGGTCGAGCCCGACGGCGACGGCCTCGACGACCTCGCCGCGCTCGTCGACCAGCGGCGCCTGCGGGTCATCGTGGCCGAGACCTTCCCGCTGGAGCGCGCCTCGCACGCCCACCGCGCAGGGGAGCTGGGCCGGACCAGCGGCAAGCTCGTCCTGACGACCTGA
- a CDS encoding DUF1232 domain-containing protein translates to MPTLGPRRVAAFRALWNAVSSSRRPGAPGLGDRLRALPRLATAAASGRFPEARGRLVLLLLALAYLVSPVDLVPEAFLGLLGLTDDAVVALWIGGTFLAETDRFLSWERTAAPGRSRPTVIDQPPPN, encoded by the coding sequence GTGCCCACTCTCGGACCACGCCGCGTCGCCGCGTTCCGCGCGCTCTGGAACGCCGTCTCGTCGAGCCGTCGCCCCGGCGCGCCCGGCCTCGGCGACCGCCTCCGCGCGCTGCCCCGCCTGGCCACCGCCGCCGCCTCCGGGCGGTTCCCCGAGGCCCGCGGGCGGCTCGTGCTGCTGCTGCTCGCGCTGGCCTACCTCGTCTCGCCGGTCGACCTCGTGCCCGAGGCGTTCCTCGGTCTGCTCGGTCTGACCGACGACGCCGTCGTCGCGCTGTGGATCGGCGGCACGTTCCTCGCCGAGACCGACCGGTTCCTCTCCTGGGAGCGCACGGCGGCCCCGGGGCGCAGCCGACCGACCGTGATCGACCAGCCACCGCCGAACTGA